One segment of Yersinia kristensenii DNA contains the following:
- the mutT gene encoding 8-oxo-dGTP diphosphatase MutT: MKHLHIAVGIIRNAQQEIFVTQRAADSHMAGFWEFPGGKIEQGETPELALKRELLEETGIVVKEAVLLKVLEHTFTDRSVTLHFYIVEMWDGEPFGREGQPTRWVKQSELLAEDFPPANVAIIELLTA, translated from the coding sequence TTGAAGCACTTACACATCGCGGTAGGGATTATTCGCAACGCCCAGCAGGAGATTTTTGTTACTCAGCGCGCTGCTGATTCCCATATGGCTGGTTTTTGGGAATTTCCTGGCGGCAAGATTGAGCAGGGTGAAACACCGGAACTCGCCTTAAAACGTGAACTGTTAGAAGAAACCGGAATTGTGGTGAAAGAGGCTGTTTTGCTTAAAGTGTTGGAACACACTTTTACTGACCGTAGCGTAACATTGCATTTCTATATAGTCGAAATGTGGGATGGAGAACCCTTTGGCCGCGAGGGGCAGCCGACACGCTGGGTGAAGCAATCTGAATTGTTGGCTGAAGATTTCCCACCTGCTAATGTGGCTATTATTGAATTACTTACCGCATAG